tatattttcttttttttatccatggAGAGAAGCCATCAACAATTtcattgtacttgagtattacTGACAATAAAGATCTTTCTGATTCATATTTGTAACTGTGGTTTAAGGTTAAGATGTCCTTGTCCTACATTGGGGAAATTTCAggaattacagcagcaaagtggatagcaaaaaacagtttttagtaaatagcagtataaactagaaatataagagatattagcaaataaacaagtaaaagtattaacaatttacaatacaaacaaagtagaaatataaaacgtattaacaatttaaacaatgtagacagagtcagcagttggatatggaCCACTGAAAattgcacaaataaaataaatagtaaagaCTGATTTTCTGTCTATTTCAAACTACCCTTGTCTTGCCTTCCTTTatacagggttcatacgggtgcttgaaatcctcaaaaatgcttaaattttaatgttgtattttcaaggtttgaaaagtgcttggattttggagaaagtgcttgaaaatacttgaaattcttactgtatttgtcgtgcaatctgactatagataatcacatgttaaatgaaaagaagaataaattgaatattgagattagcaaactgtacttttggttgttaaaagtgtaaaaccatcgctgtctGTATGATTGAGTGAAATTActccttttagcatgtaagtactcatctaaaacatgcaacttacaaccgttgtaaggtcctagaaaagtttgaaaatggaccttgaaagtccttgaaaagtgcttgaatttgaccactgaaaaagtgtctgAACCTTGTTTATAGAGTTGAAAGACAAATCTCCAGAGGATGACAGACAGCGGGAGTCCAGTCTGATCAGAGAGGTTTCAGACAAGATGGTCTGCTCAGCCTGCAAATGCCTCTTTACTAGTCGAGAGGAACAGGTTACAACTTCAAACTCTgctctatttatttaaaaaatatctagatctatacagtacaggccaaaagtttggacacaccttctcattcaatgcgtttcatttattttcatgactatttacattgtaaattcatcaaaactattaatgaacacatgtggaattatgtacttaacaaaaaagtgtgaaataactgaaaacatgtcttatattctagtaagcaaagggtggctactttgaggaatctaaaatacaagacatgttttcagttatttcacactttttttgttaagtacataattccacatgtgttcattcatagttttgatgccttcagtgagaatctacaatgtaaatagtcatgaaaataaagaaaaacgcattgaattagatgggtgtgtccaaacttttggcctgtactgtgtatgtatatatatatatatctatatatatattgatgtaCTGAAGACTGTAGATGAGCATTGGTTGTCATTTATAATTTCAGATGGAGCACTACAAGCTGGACTGGCATCGCTTTAACCTGAGACTTAAGATTTCGGGATTGCCACCAGTCTCTGCTGAGGAGTTTGAGACGAAGACTGGAGctggtgaggaaaaaaaagccccAGAGTCCTACACCTGAACGAGATCGATGGGTTGTAACAGTTGATTGATTTTCATTTATTGCTTTACAGGAGACATGTCGAGTATCTCAGGCTCAGAGTCTGACTCAGAGGAAGAAGACTCAGAGAGTGAGAGTGGCACAACAGGCAGCAACGTCACTGGAACTGATAACGAGAGCTCAGcagaaaacagtttgtttacCGGCCGGCTCTCCAGCAAAGTGTTCCTCCAGAACTCAGCTGGACAATATCTGTCAGTGTACCGCTGCATTCTGCAGGGAAAGGTGAGGCTCAGCagctacactacactacactacagtacactacactacactacagcacagtacagtacagtaatgTACAGTACACTACAGTACAGTACACTACAGCACagtacactacactacactacagtacactacactacactacagtacagtacagtacagtacagtacactacagtacagtacagtacagtacactaCAGTAcactacagtacagtacagtacagtaatgtacactacactacagtacagtacagcacAGTACACTACACTACAGTACACTACAGTACAGTACACTACAGTACACTACACTACAGTACAGTACACTACACCagactacactacactacagcACAGTACACTACAGTACAGTACACTACACCagactacactacactacagcacagtacagtacagtacagtacactaCACTACAGCACACTGCAGCAGACTACAGTACagtacactacactacactacagcACAGCACAGTACAGCACAGTACACTACACTACAACACACTACAACACACTACAGCACACTACAGCAGACTACAGTACagtacactacactacactacagtaCAGCACagtacactacactacactacagcACAGTACAGCAcactacagtacagtacagtacagtaaagtAGGTGATGTTTATGTTAACAGATTAGAGCCAGACGTATATGGGAATTTTGAGACCCATGCCGATATTGAGTTTAAAGGGGTTTAGCATATTGCCCGTAattacggctgggcgatatggaccaaaagtcataccccgatatatttaggctgaatatcgatatgcgATATATataccgatatttttatcgtaaagtgagagcaaatgttcaatcaaagtcaaatatgacatgtcacaagtaaataaaaccgtttatttaaatgaacttaaatactgtacaacaacaggagcacttttaaaaaaaaatctaagctccataaagtgcacatttaaataaaaaatatcttaaataaaaatagcctatgaaataaaataggccaatctttttctgaaataaatatatttatatgagaaaagaacaacgaacattacaaaagagctaaatatagcaaaccctaataagggcagcatttatatataaagaaagaaaaaaaaaattgaactctatcgatatatgcgatatggtctaattccatatcacatttaaaaatatattgatatatcgcccagccctacctgagATGTGaattttttatgtgattttgcaccaatatggcTATGCAAAGGCACAGCAGGCTCAAACAAATAATGTTATTAAGGAATATTATACATAGTTACACatacaaataagaaaataaagaacatctaaaaaaattaaaatatataggtaaataaacatcagtactgcATGGTGAGGATCAGTCAATTGCCacccattaaaataaagaataaataatgataataaaaaattgtgtcAGACTTTGTTATCCAAAGAATCAATATAATGATGTGATGAAACTTGAGTTTTACCACTCTACTAATTTCGTACTGTGTCCCTGTAATGTTCCAGTCAGACGAGGAGCTCGATGCTGGATCCTCCCTGAAggccataaataaaaacactgtgtgGGTCATTCTCATGACGGGTGGAGGACACTTTGCTGGTGCTGTATTCCAAGGGTGAGTGGAGGTTTTTTTGTCTTGCTCCAGGTACTTGAGAGTGTAAAAACCCATGGTGACACAGATgtgacaaacactttaaatgtactagaatctcccatattcagctttatgctttatgcacagtttttcatggacactaccacagggccacatacaggacagtgcacttaaccagatatgatgaaactgcaattttaaatatgtttgcagtgcagtaacttaacatatttcatgctcaaatgcatgtataccagtataaataggaatacaaaaggtttgaagcaaataaaaaatgtgtctgtgactggaaacagaaatgtgaaaaagtagctaatttcaaaaaagcttattttttgttactaggctaaattaaaacccatttaacaattctaatccgttattacggtgtcctttattgcatttaaccctattagggtttgttatttgtttttatttattattgatttattatttattattattttgttacttaaaagcacatctgaaaaataatttgttgttaaacagcactattaatgtcacaattttaatatatgttgtggaaatgcagagaaaaaggcaaatttgtttCTGGAAGTAGAAAAGGTGTCGAGTTTAttcatattaaaataagaaatatcataaaaataaatacaataaacgcaatgtgacatatatgtcacatcacagatctttgacattcagggttagtatttaaaaaaaaaacccatcataattgtgttctatgtggtccacttgatctgtggtatatcccccttAATTTTCTTTCAAGGATAAATGGGTCTGGGTTTTTATGGGATAAGCATAAgtggtacattttttttctttttctttttttacagaaaagaaGTCCTTCAGCACAAGACCTTCCACCGGTACACGGTGCGAGCGAAGCGAGGGACTGCCCAAGGACTCCGAGACTCTCAGAACCGCAGTCACGCGCCCAAGTCTGCAGGAGCTGCTCTGAGGCGATACAATGAGGCAGCACTCGTCAAGGCAAGACTATAGTttatttccaccactgatctttTTCCATTACAGCGAtagttttctatttatttacaaaCAAATCAAACTCCCCTTGAAGGCTGCTGGTCTGTCACACAGCTAATGATGATCCATGTAGCCTTGGTGACTCTTTCCACTCGTATCACTTCTGTTCTTGGAGAGGCAGTTTTATCTACTATTGTGACAGGGGGCCAATTCCACACAGCCTAGGTGCTGCTTTGCACAAAAAACAACCTGTTTGGCAAATTTGAGTAATTGCATATTGTCAGTAGAAAGCTCCAAAAAAATGGACTGCAAAAGTTTTCTTACCTCCAGCAAGAAGGTTTTCTTTTcaagctgtttgtttgtctgtctgtcagcagcattatgaaaaaaatactgtccTGATTCTCAGGAAACTTAAGGATGATATTTTGTTAACATGCTGCATTCATATTGTGTCTGAACAATTGGGAAAAATAGTTTCCAATTTAGTGCATACCCTGTCAAGTCGGAACACTGACATTGCAAGAGAGGACAAATGAAAAAGGCGAGTGGCCCTGTAGTTGTactcagggttcgtacgggtgcttgaaatacTTCAAATTGATTAAATTTTAGTATGTTGAAttttaaggtttaaaaagtgcttggattttggataaagtgcttgtaaatgcttgaaattcttactgtatttctcttgcaatctgactatagataaccgcattttcaatggaaaaactatataaactgaatagcctatagactatctgaaatgaagaccattacagtttctgagatgtttcttgttgctctcccctgtatcttcttactgaagggagtatttctaattcctagtggatgtgagggctcctgaagtagcctatttgcctgtaaaacctatgggcgattttaaaataaccccctaaaacctgaagtgtcaacgcctactaaataatagatttttcagcctctgttttagatagaaatgaaattcctGAAGTAGGCCAATTTTTTGGGCTTTgctcctagtttgggtcgtgtttagttccaccagctgccggttaatgatttttgtgagcttacttttgctcctagcccctagattcccatgttttatgagattagcaaactacttttagttgttaaaagtgtgttaccattgctggtggtatggttaagtgaaattaccccttttagtatcgaagcactcatctaaaacatgccatttacaaccgttgaaaggtaccggaaaagcttgaaaatggaccttgaaagtgcttgaatttgaccactgaaaaagtgtaccaACCCTGTGTTTTATAGttcaactttttaaataaattgagttttataaattaaaacaattgtACAGTTAGAAAGTGAACCATGTAAATGTTCCAGTGTATTCCATTCTTGTGAGTTTTTTCCCCATGTGTGTTAATACATGTCCATTATATCTTGTTTGACCTCTTGCAGGACATTCAGGATCTCCTGCTCAGCTGGGCTGAACACCTGCAGGAGGCCTCTGCAGTGTTTGTACGAGCCCCCAGCTACaataaaagcatattttttgGTGGTCGAGCAGCTCCGCTCGACAAAAAAGATCCCAGGGTGCACACACTTCCCTTTCCCACACGCAGGGCAACCTTTCGAGAGGCACAGAGGGTACACGAGGTGCTTTCCACCGTCCATGTTTACGGTGAGCTGAATTATATCCTTGGAATAATGACATGTTATGTGCTCATTGTCATACAGCCAGGGTGTAATCAATACTGCGTGCAAAATATCTTGTTGCAGGGAAAGACACAGACATGTCTGCAGTCTTCAGTCCATCAAAGAAAGTCTGGAAGAAATCCGTCAAACCCGCAgcacaaataaatacagatcaAGAGAAAGGTAAGCTTAAGAGGCTCACACTGTTGCACTtctcttaactctatggagtcttatagggctattttgtccattttttaatccttttcatgtcttttcgtgtctttataagtcattttgtgtcttctttggtcatttgtgtctgttgtgttttttttagttattttgtgtctttttttggtcattgtgtcttttttttgtcattttctgtgtcttttttggtcattttgcatctgttgctgtgtcttttttagttagtttgtcctttttttagtcattttctcattttttgtcattttgtgtcttttctggtgattttctgtaattttttgtcattttgtgtcttttctgtgtcttttttggccattttgtgtcttttctgtgtctttttttagttattttgtgtctttttttggtaattttgtgtcttctgtgggggtttttttggttattctgtcttctcattttgtgttgtttttggtcattttgtgtctttttgtggtctgctttgttttcaagtctggatgtgatgaagaagccatgttttggtgcttttggagactccagagggttaaattagaaaataattatttaaagttatttaacgTGAGTATAAcacttgctttattttttgacatcaGCAGATGAAAAGCCTGAAAGCTCTGAGGAAGAAGAGGTTGGAGAGATCCAGCTGGAGATGGTGGATCTGACACTGGGAACTCTGGACCTCCGGGAGCACGAGGTCTATCCCCCCAGgcacaggaggagaaggaggagaaagaaggagGAAACCAAGCTGCAAAAAGAGGGTAGGTCTGGTCCAGTGTGTGGCTACAGCTACATTATAGAAACCAGATGAGTTATCGCATAAAAGTTTCGCAAGACTTATGAAATTTCTCATCCATGTGTGACAGAATTGAGAAACACGGAAGCAGACAGTCGAGAAGAGGAAGTGCCCGAGGCCACGCCAGCAGAAGACGCTCCTCAAGAGATGCAATCAAAGagcaagaggaagaggaaagcgCCGAGTAAGAAACAACTGGAAGGTGAGCAAGTTCCCCCTCCCCTCAGATTAaccctaaatgggttaaggcctaaaacgcctgtaaaaaatgcatttaaaacctctgggcagattattaaaaataaataaaaatgtgtacacCTATTCACCTTACcactacaatctacaatgtcttttagcagacactttaatccaaagcgacgtacatttgagagatcatacaacacaagcaaggatgaagtcaaagaaatgacacaagaataacccatttaggcctaaaacggctggaaaaaggagtttttctgtaaattcaacagaagtgtcaacgcttctactaaataatagatttttcagcctctgtagcagatagaaattaaattcaaaaagtatttgagagcttacaCCTGTGGGAGTAAcctcatgagaagttgagtttatttgtccaaaccgtcaataaagtctttttaaaaatcaatgtcttgcattgtgacactcccacatgtattctgatgcatttcattggccaagagaccgaaaattgGTCacttatttatggttgcagttcttttgttagttttttcctgtaaattgttgctatttaatttaagttcaatattttattaactacctcagacattgtgatttccttttatttgttaaagaaaaatactgccgtgtaattgtttttcaataaaataagattcaaacattgaaggtgtacgctgtgagttataaaaaaatcggtattgGCCAAAAttggaatcggcaggtcaggctttttaaaaatcggtgatcggccagaaaattgcaatcggtgcacccctaatttAAGGTACTTATTATTAAGCTTTCTGTGTCTACAGAAGTTGCTGGCGAGTCATCAGAATACGGCCTGAGGGATGAAGTGTTTACAGCCTGTAAGGTCGGGGACGTGGACGCTCTGTGTCGACTCCTCCAGATACCTGGAGAAACGTCAGAGAGTCTACAGCAGACGGAGAGCAACGCTCCTGATGTCCCaggtcctctctctctcctaaaTAAGCCCATAGACTCTTCAGGGTTCACGTTCCTACATGTTGCCTCAGCAGCTGCACAAAAGGCCGTGGTCAGGCTGCTGCTGGATGCAGGAGCAGACCCAGCCTGCAGGTACGACACATAATACAGTCAGGTGCAGTGAATCAGTGAATCTATGCctgttctgccctacaaagcctaactgcactAACTATGCAAAGAGTTTAACAgagaaaaaactgctttaagttggggttttttacatttttgaaatggccagccaaatgggtcataggtaggtaagtgaatatgatgatgatgtaatttttatgctcaaaaatcatgaagatttatttgacctttcaccccaaaaatgtagttactctAGCAATGTAGgcactctttttttctgttttgctgtaAAGGGTCTAAaagtaatgcaaaaccagagtgcagttactataatgttgttgtcttcttttggctgttatattttattttcagtgaataaacattttccaattgattttgttataagtgtttttaagtgtttaacaactcgaTTCAAAgaattgtgtattttagacttaatattataaagaaatgttatattttagtcttagtcTAGATGATA
This sequence is a window from Centropristis striata isolate RG_2023a ecotype Rhode Island chromosome 10, C.striata_1.0, whole genome shotgun sequence. Protein-coding genes within it:
- the ankzf1 gene encoding tRNA endonuclease ANKZF1 isoform X2, whose amino-acid sequence is MTTGADCRSVFTLSPNDEALTGLREVNPSLKQLGHTEPAPHELKDKSPEDDRQRESSLIREVSDKMVCSACKCLFTSREEQMEHYKLDWHRFNLRLKISGLPPVSAEEFETKTGAGDMSSISGSESDSEEEDSESESGTTGSNVTGTDNESSAENSLFTGRLSSKVFLQNSAGQYLSVYRCILQGKSDEELDAGSSLKAINKNTVWVILMTGGGHFAGAVFQGKEVLQHKTFHRYTVRAKRGTAQGLRDSQNRSHAPKSAGAALRRYNEAALVKDIQDLLLSWAEHLQEASAVFVRAPSYNKSIFFGGRAAPLDKKDPRVHTLPFPTRRATFREAQRVHEVLSTVHVYGKDTDMSAVFSPSKKVWKKSVKPAAQINTDQEKDEKPESSEEEEVGEIQLEMVDLTLGTLDLREHEVYPPRHRRRRRRKKEETKLQKEELRNTEADSREEEVPEATPAEDAPQEMQSKSKRKRKAPSKKQLEEVAGESSEYGLRDEVFTACKVGDVDALCRLLQIPGETSESLQQTESNAPDVPGPLSLLNKPIDSSGFTFLHVASAAAQKAVVRLLLDAGADPACRDNKGKTPYIVAPDKDTRNVFRKYMAENPDRYDYTKAQVPGPLTAEIESKKTEKKKAQKAVKKQREKEQKEEKRKQESEAEEKKRFASLTDREKRALAAERRLAEQVAATGVGISHVKRCWTCGETLLGKIPFQYLEYSFCTPRCVQAHRKANTLPAKT
- the ankzf1 gene encoding tRNA endonuclease ANKZF1 isoform X1; translation: MTTGADCRSVFTLSPNDEALTGLREVNPSLKQLGHTEPAPHELKDKSPEDDRQRESSLIREVSDKMVCSACKCLFTSREEQMEHYKLDWHRFNLRLKISGLPPVSAEEFETKTGAGDMSSISGSESDSEEEDSESESGTTGSNVTGTDNESSAENSLFTGRLSSKVFLQNSAGQYLSVYRCILQGKSDEELDAGSSLKAINKNTVWVILMTGGGHFAGAVFQGKEVLQHKTFHRYTVRAKRGTAQGLRDSQNRSHAPKSAGAALRRYNEAALVKDIQDLLLSWAEHLQEASAVFVRAPSYNKSIFFGGRAAPLDKKDPRVHTLPFPTRRATFREAQRVHEVLSTVHVYGKDTDMSAVFSPSKKVWKKSVKPAAQINTDQEKADEKPESSEEEEVGEIQLEMVDLTLGTLDLREHEVYPPRHRRRRRRKKEETKLQKEELRNTEADSREEEVPEATPAEDAPQEMQSKSKRKRKAPSKKQLEEVAGESSEYGLRDEVFTACKVGDVDALCRLLQIPGETSESLQQTESNAPDVPGPLSLLNKPIDSSGFTFLHVASAAAQKAVVRLLLDAGADPACRDNKGKTPYIVAPDKDTRNVFRKYMAENPDRYDYTKAQVPGPLTAEIESKKTEKKKAQKAVKKQREKEQKEEKRKQESEAEEKKRFASLTDREKRALAAERRLAEQVAATGVGISHVKRCWTCGETLLGKIPFQYLEYSFCTPRCVQAHRKANTLPAKT